A region from the Natronomonas salsuginis genome encodes:
- a CDS encoding 2,3,4,5-tetrahydropyridine-2,6-dicarboxylate N-succinyltransferase, which produces MSVLRDDIERLQRRYDDGLSAAEIGTDELDLLDEFLDALEAGEIRAAEKRDGEWVANGWVKQGILLNFGLRNIETHVHGGVEYHDVLPLRDTADLPERGTRNTPNGTVVRRGAYVGGDAILMSPAFVNIGAHVGDGTLVDSCDTVGSAAQIGDNVKLGANTLIGGVLEPVEAAPVVVEDGVSLGAGCRVTSGFVVGEGSIVGENTLLTPRIPVYDLVGEEIIYGELPPERRAFSRFVESSVSEHDLFDGGAYKPAVVATDVEAETLEATEREAALRDN; this is translated from the coding sequence ATGAGCGTACTCCGCGACGACATCGAACGGCTGCAGCGACGCTACGACGACGGCCTGAGCGCCGCCGAGATTGGGACCGACGAACTCGACCTCCTCGACGAGTTTCTCGACGCGCTCGAGGCCGGGGAGATCCGCGCCGCCGAGAAACGCGATGGCGAGTGGGTCGCGAACGGCTGGGTCAAGCAGGGGATCTTGTTGAACTTCGGACTCAGAAACATCGAGACGCACGTCCACGGCGGCGTCGAATATCACGACGTTCTCCCGCTCCGAGACACCGCGGACCTCCCCGAGCGCGGCACTCGAAACACGCCGAACGGGACCGTCGTCCGCCGCGGGGCGTACGTCGGCGGCGACGCCATCCTGATGAGCCCCGCGTTCGTCAACATCGGCGCGCACGTCGGCGACGGCACGCTGGTCGATTCGTGTGATACCGTCGGCTCGGCCGCACAAATCGGCGACAACGTCAAACTGGGCGCGAACACGCTCATCGGTGGCGTCCTCGAACCGGTCGAGGCCGCGCCCGTCGTCGTCGAGGACGGCGTCTCGCTGGGTGCCGGCTGTCGGGTCACCTCCGGATTCGTCGTCGGCGAGGGGAGCATCGTCGGCGAGAACACGCTCCTCACGCCGCGGATCCCGGTGTACGATCTGGTCGGGGAGGAGATCATCTACGGCGAACTCCCGCCGGAACGGCGGGCGTTCAGCCGCTTCGTCGAATCGAGCGTCAGCGAACACGACCTCTTCGACGGCGGCGCGTACAAACCGGCCGTCGTCGCGACCGACGTCGAGGCCGAGACGCTCGAAGCGACCGAGCGCGAGGCCGCGCTGCGGGATAACTGA
- a CDS encoding RNA-protein complex protein Nop10 produces the protein MVRSDIRVCSAWRDEHERPVYTLSDRCPECGATATNSAPARFNPNDPYGEYRRRARRRRA, from the coding sequence ATGGTCAGATCCGATATCCGCGTCTGTTCGGCGTGGCGAGACGAACACGAGCGTCCGGTGTACACGCTCTCGGACCGGTGTCCGGAGTGTGGTGCGACCGCGACGAACAGCGCGCCGGCCCGGTTCAACCCGAACGATCCCTACGGCGAGTACCGGCGGCGAGCGCGTCGGCGCCGCGCGTAG
- a CDS encoding HAH_0734 family protein, with amino-acid sequence MKKFIIHGDPGIRKGAVIEHDGEEYVCFGISRQGEWHGPEEVQLWCTVGAADEREDFEQRNYIPMRLDTEAVDAETITVKQAKGDPAAV; translated from the coding sequence ATGAAGAAGTTCATCATCCACGGCGATCCGGGAATCCGGAAAGGTGCTGTCATCGAGCACGACGGCGAGGAGTACGTCTGCTTCGGCATCTCGCGACAGGGTGAGTGGCACGGCCCCGAGGAGGTCCAGTTGTGGTGTACGGTCGGCGCGGCCGACGAGCGCGAGGACTTCGAGCAGCGAAATTACATTCCGATGCGCCTCGACACCGAGGCTGTCGACGCCGAGACGATCACCGTCAAGCAGGCCAAAGGCGACCCCGCAGCGGTCTGA
- a CDS encoding 30S ribosomal protein S27e has translation MAGAFIRVRCDDCENEQVLFGKAASTVNCAVCGSTLATPTGGEAMLHGDVVEVVEAR, from the coding sequence ATGGCGGGAGCATTCATCCGCGTCCGCTGTGACGACTGCGAGAACGAACAAGTGCTGTTCGGGAAAGCGGCGAGCACCGTCAACTGCGCCGTCTGTGGCTCGACGCTCGCAACCCCGACCGGCGGCGAGGCGATGCTTCACGGCGACGTCGTCGAAGTCGTCGAAGCACGGTAA
- a CDS encoding 50S ribosomal protein L44e — protein sequence MEMPRRFNTYCPHCHTHHQHEVEKVRSGRSSGTKWDARRTRRGKAVIGNAGRFSKVPGGDKPTKKTDLKYRCSECGKAHLRQGWRAGRLIFQE from the coding sequence ATGGAAATGCCACGCCGGTTTAACACGTACTGCCCGCACTGTCATACCCATCACCAACACGAGGTCGAAAAGGTTCGATCCGGGCGCTCCTCGGGGACGAAATGGGACGCTCGCCGGACCCGACGCGGCAAGGCAGTCATCGGTAACGCGGGGCGCTTCTCGAAGGTGCCTGGCGGAGACAAGCCGACGAAGAAGACGGATCTGAAGTACCGCTGCAGCGAGTGCGGCAAGGCCCACCTTCGACAGGGATGGCGCGCCGGTCGACTCATCTTCCAGGAGTAA
- a CDS encoding ferritin-like domain-containing protein, which translates to MSLTHPVASDHQLARLLQIGMVLEEVVEARANKHHETLGDDELDPETVALLEGAATESAEHRRRLESLVDELDVEPVAYEEIEMLVAARYESDTDFDGVLYDQLCNEETAYKFYDDLITAIEGSEVEFTIERERLLNVLREIREDEREGVEEVTELMERRE; encoded by the coding sequence GTGAGCCTCACCCATCCGGTCGCGTCGGATCACCAACTCGCGCGACTCCTCCAGATCGGGATGGTGCTCGAGGAGGTCGTCGAGGCCCGTGCGAACAAACATCACGAGACGCTCGGCGACGATGAGCTCGATCCGGAGACCGTCGCGTTGCTCGAGGGCGCTGCTACCGAATCCGCCGAGCACCGACGGCGGCTCGAATCGCTCGTCGACGAACTCGACGTCGAGCCGGTCGCCTACGAGGAGATCGAGATGCTCGTCGCGGCCCGCTACGAGTCCGACACCGACTTCGATGGCGTGCTGTACGATCAGCTCTGCAACGAGGAGACGGCGTACAAGTTCTACGACGACCTGATCACGGCCATCGAAGGCTCCGAGGTCGAATTTACGATCGAGCGCGAACGATTGCTGAACGTCCTTCGGGAGATTCGCGAAGATGAACGAGAAGGGGTTGAAGAAGTGACCGAACTCATGGAGCGACGAGAATGA
- a CDS encoding ABC transporter ATP-binding protein — MATLEIKNLHASVAEEGGEEILHGVNLEVNSGEIHALMGPNGSGKSTTAKIIAGHPAYEVTDGEVLLHIEEDEFEGVDIDDDQLTWNLLELEPNERAALGIFLGFQYPAEIEGVTMVNFLRTALNAKLEEREELFEGEDGDDEVEEAGYDTSPMEGNVDDGEVGVAEFQGILQEKMEILDMDEKFAHRYLNAGFSGGEKKQNEVLQAAILEPSIAVLDEIDSGLDIDRLQDVSDGINALRDEQGTGILQITHYQRVLDYVEPDHVHVMLDGKIAKSGDASLAEELEDKGYDWVREEVYETA, encoded by the coding sequence ATGGCCACGTTAGAAATCAAAAACCTGCACGCATCGGTCGCTGAAGAGGGCGGTGAGGAGATCCTCCACGGTGTTAACCTCGAGGTCAACTCCGGGGAAATACACGCCCTAATGGGGCCGAACGGCTCCGGAAAGTCCACGACGGCAAAGATCATTGCCGGTCACCCCGCCTACGAGGTAACCGACGGCGAGGTGCTCCTCCACATCGAGGAAGACGAGTTCGAGGGCGTCGACATCGACGACGACCAGCTCACCTGGAATCTGCTGGAGCTCGAACCCAACGAGCGCGCCGCGCTCGGCATCTTCCTCGGCTTCCAGTACCCCGCCGAGATCGAGGGCGTCACGATGGTGAACTTCCTCCGGACGGCGCTCAACGCCAAACTGGAGGAGCGCGAGGAGCTCTTCGAGGGCGAGGACGGCGACGACGAAGTCGAGGAGGCCGGCTACGACACCTCACCGATGGAGGGCAACGTAGACGACGGCGAGGTCGGCGTCGCGGAGTTCCAGGGGATCCTTCAGGAGAAGATGGAGATCCTCGACATGGACGAGAAGTTCGCCCACCGCTATCTCAACGCCGGCTTCTCCGGCGGCGAAAAGAAACAGAACGAGGTCCTCCAAGCGGCGATTCTCGAACCCTCGATCGCGGTGCTCGACGAGATCGACTCCGGGCTGGACATCGACCGACTGCAGGACGTCTCCGACGGGATCAACGCCCTTCGCGACGAACAGGGCACCGGGATCCTCCAGATCACCCACTATCAGCGAGTCCTCGACTACGTCGAACCCGACCACGTCCACGTGATGCTCGACGGCAAGATCGCCAAAAGCGGCGACGCGAGCCTCGCCGAAGAGCTCGAGGACAAGGGCTACGACTGGGTCCGCGAGGAAGTGTACGAAACCGCGTAA
- a CDS encoding metal-dependent transcriptional regulator, with translation MNTQAQYLKTIYLVQQQEDGPASTGSIADNLGISPASANEMIGKLEDRELAEHEKYKGVSLTDEGIAQARDALQTYCIIERFLWEVLEVEEFQTEARQLESVIDETVAERLDTIIDRHDCCPDCFDAQTDACGLLELELPSEPAD, from the coding sequence ATGAACACGCAGGCACAGTATCTCAAGACGATATATCTCGTTCAACAGCAGGAGGACGGCCCGGCCTCCACCGGATCGATCGCCGACAACCTCGGCATCAGTCCGGCGAGTGCAAACGAGATGATCGGTAAGCTCGAAGATCGGGAGCTCGCCGAGCACGAGAAGTACAAGGGCGTCTCGCTGACCGACGAGGGGATCGCCCAAGCGCGCGACGCGCTCCAGACGTACTGCATCATCGAGCGGTTCCTCTGGGAGGTCCTCGAGGTCGAGGAGTTCCAGACCGAGGCCCGCCAACTCGAGAGCGTGATCGACGAGACGGTCGCCGAACGACTCGACACCATCATCGACCGGCACGATTGCTGTCCCGACTGTTTCGACGCCCAGACGGACGCCTGCGGGCTGTTGGAACTCGAACTCCCCTCCGAACCCGCCGACTGA
- the sufD gene encoding Fe-S cluster assembly protein SufD, with product MSTQVHASIDEATVKQISEQLDEPEWLLETRLDALSALDDLGFPDVIQTPSQKWTNLDALDFERLVDPLEAAEEKDQVGPEGIEVLPFAEALDTHGELIEEHFGSVVDPQTNYLTALSTALFTTGTVVHVPEGVDAEDVTIRTTMNSRSLFNYTLVVAEESSSVTILERQESGSSVDGNRYYSGITEIAAAENSYVQFGNLQDLDETTYVYSLREADIDTYATANWIECNVGSHLTKSSVESHLNGDSSESKITGAFYGHDDQHFDIDARVWHNAEHTTADLVTRGVIDDEARSVYEGVQHVGRDAWDTSSYQRENTLMLSDESEADASPKLIINNHDTEASHSATVGQVSETDMFYMISRGLNERIARNMLVEGFYVPILEEIEVDELREDLQGRIQDRLQARE from the coding sequence ATGAGCACGCAGGTACACGCATCCATCGACGAGGCGACGGTCAAACAGATCTCCGAGCAACTCGACGAGCCGGAGTGGCTCCTCGAAACGCGTCTCGACGCGCTCTCTGCGCTCGACGACCTCGGCTTCCCGGACGTCATCCAGACGCCCAGCCAGAAGTGGACGAACCTCGACGCGCTCGACTTCGAGCGCCTCGTCGATCCGCTCGAAGCGGCCGAAGAGAAGGATCAGGTTGGTCCCGAGGGTATCGAGGTCCTCCCGTTCGCCGAGGCGCTCGACACCCACGGCGAGCTGATCGAGGAGCACTTCGGGAGCGTCGTCGATCCGCAGACGAACTACCTGACGGCGCTCTCGACGGCGCTGTTTACCACCGGTACGGTCGTCCACGTCCCCGAGGGTGTCGACGCCGAGGACGTGACGATCCGGACGACGATGAACTCCCGGTCGCTGTTCAACTACACGCTCGTCGTCGCCGAGGAATCCTCGTCGGTGACGATCCTCGAACGACAGGAGTCCGGTAGCTCCGTCGATGGCAATCGCTACTACAGCGGAATCACCGAGATCGCTGCCGCCGAGAACAGCTACGTCCAGTTCGGGAACCTTCAGGACCTCGACGAGACGACGTACGTCTACTCGCTCCGGGAGGCCGATATCGACACCTACGCGACGGCCAACTGGATCGAGTGCAATGTCGGTTCGCATCTCACGAAGTCCTCCGTCGAGAGCCACCTAAACGGCGACTCCTCGGAGTCGAAGATCACGGGGGCGTTCTACGGCCACGATGATCAACACTTCGACATCGACGCCCGCGTGTGGCACAACGCCGAGCACACCACGGCCGACCTCGTCACCCGCGGCGTCATCGACGACGAAGCTCGCTCCGTCTACGAGGGCGTTCAGCACGTCGGTCGGGACGCGTGGGACACCAGCTCCTACCAGCGTGAGAACACGCTTATGCTCTCCGACGAGAGCGAGGCCGACGCGTCGCCAAAGCTCATCATCAACAACCACGACACCGAGGCGTCCCACAGCGCAACAGTCGGCCAGGTCTCCGAGACCGACATGTTCTACATGATCTCCCGCGGCCTCAACGAGCGGATCGCGAGAAACATGCTTGTCGAGGGGTTCTACGTGCCGATACTCGAGGAGATCGAGGTCGATGAACTCCGAGAGGACCTGCAGGGACGCATCCAGGATCGACTCCAAGCGCGCGAGTAA
- the sufB gene encoding Fe-S cluster assembly protein SufB yields the protein MSSEEHLQETDTEARFEFKKKESSAFKTEKGLTEETIRVISEDKDEPEWMLERRLRALEQFQQMPMPTDWPGQPDLSEVDVDEIVPYIRPDIETRGGAESWEDLPEEIKDTFDKLGIPEAEKNALSGVGAQYESEIVYQNMQEQWEEKGVIFCDMDKAVQEHEELVREYFMTKCVPPSDNKFAALHGAIWSGGSFVYVPEDTTVDMPVQAYFRMNSEGMGQFEHTLIIAEENSEMHYIEGCSAPKYSAFNLHSGGVEVFVKEGAHVQYSTVQNWSKNTYNLNTKRAIAEKDATMEWISGSMGSKATMLYPSTILKGPGATDNHITIAFAGEGQNIDTGAKVYHNAPNTKSTIESKSISKDGGRTNYRGLVHIADGAENSSTAVECDALMFDNESTSDTMPYMEIEESKVDVAHEATVGKIGDEDIFYLQSRGLDDDDAKQMIVAGFIEPITEELPIEYAVELNRLIELEMEGSLG from the coding sequence ATGAGTTCCGAAGAACACCTACAAGAAACCGACACCGAGGCCCGATTCGAGTTCAAGAAAAAGGAGTCCTCCGCGTTCAAGACCGAGAAGGGTCTCACCGAGGAGACAATCCGCGTCATCTCCGAGGACAAAGACGAACCGGAGTGGATGCTGGAGCGCCGCCTTCGCGCGCTCGAACAGTTCCAACAGATGCCGATGCCGACCGACTGGCCCGGTCAGCCGGATCTCTCAGAGGTCGATGTCGACGAGATCGTCCCATACATTCGACCCGACATCGAGACCCGCGGCGGTGCGGAGAGCTGGGAGGACCTCCCTGAGGAGATCAAGGACACCTTCGACAAGCTCGGCATCCCGGAGGCGGAGAAGAACGCGCTCTCGGGCGTCGGCGCGCAGTACGAGTCCGAGATCGTCTACCAGAACATGCAAGAACAGTGGGAGGAGAAGGGCGTCATCTTCTGTGACATGGACAAGGCCGTCCAAGAGCACGAAGAGCTCGTCCGCGAGTACTTCATGACGAAGTGCGTTCCCCCATCCGACAACAAGTTCGCCGCGCTGCACGGAGCGATCTGGTCGGGCGGCTCGTTCGTCTACGTCCCTGAGGACACGACGGTCGACATGCCGGTCCAGGCGTACTTCCGGATGAACTCCGAGGGGATGGGCCAGTTCGAACACACGCTCATCATCGCCGAGGAGAACTCCGAGATGCACTACATCGAGGGCTGTTCGGCTCCAAAATACTCGGCGTTCAACCTCCACTCCGGCGGCGTCGAGGTGTTCGTCAAGGAGGGTGCCCACGTCCAGTACTCGACGGTGCAGAACTGGTCGAAAAACACCTACAACCTGAACACCAAACGCGCGATCGCCGAGAAGGACGCGACGATGGAGTGGATCTCCGGGTCGATGGGGTCGAAAGCGACTATGCTGTACCCATCGACGATTTTGAAGGGCCCCGGTGCGACGGACAACCACATCACCATCGCCTTCGCGGGCGAGGGCCAAAACATCGACACTGGTGCGAAGGTGTATCACAACGCGCCGAACACGAAATCGACGATCGAGTCTAAGTCCATCTCGAAGGACGGGGGTCGCACCAACTACCGCGGACTCGTCCACATCGCAGACGGTGCCGAGAACTCCTCGACGGCCGTCGAGTGCGACGCGCTGATGTTCGACAACGAGTCGACCTCCGACACGATGCCGTACATGGAGATTGAGGAGTCGAAGGTCGACGTCGCCCACGAGGCGACCGTCGGCAAGATCGGCGACGAGGACATCTTCTACCTCCAGTCGCGCGGACTGGACGACGACGACGCAAAGCAGATGATCGTCGCCGGCTTCATCGAGCCGATCACGGAGGAACTGCCGATCGAGTACGCGGTCGAACTGAACCGACTCATCGAGCTCGAAATGGAGGGCTCGCTCGGATAA
- a CDS encoding proteasome assembly chaperone family protein yields the protein MDEFDIDRPADPELDAPVLIEGLPGVGHVGKLAAEHLLEEFDAELVRRIHSEHFPPQVTIEDGRTRLACAEVYAIRDAERDLLVLTGDHQAGDGPGHYRLTEAVLDVAAAFDVERIYALGGVPTGELVDEPDVVGAATTDELIEELEAVDVEFRENEPAGGIVGVSGLLLGLGERRGFEAACLMGETSGYLVDPKSARVVLEVLESAVPFEIGYDSLSERAEEMEEVVKRIRQMEQGPTPTEEDLRYIG from the coding sequence ATGGACGAGTTCGATATCGACCGACCAGCCGATCCCGAGTTGGATGCCCCCGTACTGATAGAGGGATTGCCCGGCGTCGGCCACGTCGGAAAGCTCGCCGCGGAGCACTTACTCGAGGAGTTCGACGCCGAGTTGGTTCGGCGAATCCACTCCGAGCACTTCCCGCCACAGGTCACGATCGAGGACGGGCGAACGCGACTCGCCTGCGCCGAGGTGTACGCGATCCGGGACGCCGAGCGGGATCTGCTCGTGTTGACCGGCGATCATCAAGCGGGCGACGGGCCGGGCCACTACCGGCTCACCGAGGCGGTTCTCGATGTCGCGGCCGCGTTCGACGTCGAGCGCATCTACGCGCTCGGCGGCGTCCCGACGGGTGAGTTGGTCGACGAACCCGACGTGGTCGGCGCGGCGACCACAGACGAACTCATCGAGGAGCTCGAAGCCGTCGACGTCGAGTTTCGCGAGAACGAGCCAGCGGGCGGGATCGTCGGCGTCTCCGGACTCCTGCTCGGACTCGGCGAGCGACGCGGCTTCGAGGCCGCCTGCCTTATGGGCGAAACGAGCGGCTATCTCGTCGATCCGAAGAGCGCCCGAGTCGTGCTGGAAGTGCTCGAATCGGCCGTTCCGTTCGAAATCGGCTACGACTCGCTCTCCGAACGCGCCGAGGAGATGGAGGAGGTCGTCAAGCGGATCCGGCAGATGGAGCAGGGTCCGACCCCGACCGAGGAGGACCTGAGGTATATCGGATGA
- a CDS encoding translation initiation factor IF-2 subunit alpha encodes MKYSGWPTPGELVVGRVDEIEDFGVFVDLEEYENKRGLVHVSEVASGWIKNVRDHVNVDQMVVCKVIEVDESAQQVDLSIKDVNDHQRSDKIQDWKNEQKADKWMEIAFSEGIDDDDFRRIANELIDSHGSLYAGFEQAAIHGPEALDGTDLDDDEIDAIVETARENVSVPYVTVTGYVDLRSPDSDGVEDVREALEAAEGNGEIPEEIDLEVTYVGAPEYRIRVQAPNYKTAEDELEASAGRAREAIGATGGSAEFHRERRTDEE; translated from the coding sequence ATGAAATACAGCGGCTGGCCCACCCCCGGTGAACTCGTCGTCGGACGCGTCGACGAGATCGAGGACTTCGGCGTCTTCGTCGATCTAGAGGAGTACGAGAACAAACGCGGGCTGGTCCACGTCAGTGAGGTCGCTTCCGGCTGGATCAAGAACGTTCGCGATCACGTGAACGTCGACCAGATGGTCGTCTGTAAGGTGATCGAGGTCGACGAAAGCGCACAGCAGGTCGACCTGTCGATCAAGGACGTCAATGATCACCAGCGATCCGACAAGATCCAAGACTGGAAGAACGAACAGAAAGCCGACAAGTGGATGGAGATCGCCTTCAGCGAGGGGATCGACGACGACGATTTCCGCCGCATCGCCAACGAACTGATCGACAGCCACGGATCGCTGTACGCCGGATTCGAACAGGCGGCCATTCACGGTCCCGAAGCGCTGGATGGAACCGATCTCGACGATGACGAGATCGACGCGATCGTCGAGACGGCACGCGAGAACGTCTCCGTCCCGTACGTGACGGTGACGGGCTACGTCGATCTTCGATCGCCCGACAGCGACGGTGTCGAGGATGTCCGCGAGGCGTTGGAGGCCGCCGAAGGCAACGGCGAGATTCCGGAGGAGATCGATCTCGAAGTGACGTACGTCGGCGCACCCGAGTATCGAATCCGCGTGCAGGCACCGAACTACAAGACCGCAGAGGACGAGCTCGAAGCGAGCGCCGGACGCGCTCGCGAGGCGATCGGGGCCACGGGGGGCTCCGCCGAGTTCCACCGCGAACGACGAACCGACGAGGAGTAG